The Solanum lycopersicum chromosome 2, SLM_r2.1 DNA window AAGCttccatttttttctattttaatggTGCAGGTACATATGGACGTTTTGTACTTCGATTTTATTCATTCGAATTTCAATTTTGGATTTTTCAAGAGTGTACCAACTACCGAATACTTGTACCAATTCAACTCCGTTTTATACTGTTTGTTCTTTTAAAGTTAgctttttcaatatttaattaaatgaaatgacaTAATACACAAAACAGCCAGCTCTAATCAGTAAGCAGCAGCTGTGGACAACtaaacagcaacagcaacaacgaAAGTATGAACTGAAAATTTGAGAGGCAGCACTATAGTATGAGGTAATTAGGGATTTGGACTAATTTAAAATTGGGCATCGACATATCAGATTAGTTCGATTAGATTTAATTTCGATACTTATGCCTACTTtatgtgaaagaaaaaaaaaataaagaaagggattttaaaaaaatgaggttGAAATGGTGAGGCGGAGATAATTAATCTGCAATCGCACGTTATGcgtaataaatttttcaaatcaCTAGCATGGTTTAAATGAGCCACCCAACTCACTGACAAGCCTCATACCTTGTTAATGAATGTTATAGTACCATCACCATAGCATATTGTACCaccaccttttctccctcagcCCTTCTCCTTGCCTAGGTATTAACAAATCCACAGAAGCTTCGTGTGACACAAAGCTCAAACTCATTTATAACAAATGAATACTTCTAGGCGGTGAGAAcgttttattattcattttttttggattaattATTTTGTACAGGGTCAAATGACAAGAAAAAAATAGGATTATCAAGTCACAAGTGTCAACATACATGTACAAAGTGCTGTCCCCTTAATTTCATGCACTCTGCATCTTTAACAACTTACTTTTCTCCGTGATTTCTGTCATCTCTTACTGCTACTACTACttctctttttgaaatttcaatagaagaaaattaattctcaGAAATGGAGCTTCCCTTTGGGAAATACTCCACTTCAGCTCAAAAAACCCCAagtatatttatacttttaattttaGCAGTTGTTGTTCTGGGTCTTATCCCTCTTTACCACCCATTTAATTGGTACTCAGGAGGCTTAAGAATCCGAAATCCGTCTGAAATTTCACCCACATACTTTCCTTTGGAGGAGCAGAAGATAGAGTTTAAAGAAGCAGACAAGTGTGATATTTTCAGTGGAAAATGGATTTGGAATCCGGAGGCTCCATATTATACGAATGTGACTTGTACTGAAATCCATGACCACCAAAACTGTATGAAGCATGGAAGACCCGATAGTGATTATTTGAAGTGGAGATGGAAGCCTAATGAGTGTGAGCTGCCAATATTCAACCCGTTTCAGTTTTTGGATTTGGTCAGAAACAAGTCGGTGGCAATTGTGGGTGATTCAGTTGGAAGAAACCAAATGCAGTCTCTGTTATGCCTCTTGTCCCGGGTATCATTCTCTTCCTCTGAATTTTCTGTTGATAGTACTGCTGATTTAAGCtgactaaaaatatttatttcaaatattagttgtttatttacaaaattaatttattttttaaacaaaaagtgtgatagtcataattttttttaaaaaaataatttgatccATAAAGTATTGTGCTTTAATAAAGTTTGAAAtgctaaataataaatatgatgtaaataatttattcaaacacttatatcaataattatttttatgactcAAACATCTAAtctatatttatcaataaattaagataaaaagaaatataggaTTAATGAGGAATATGGTCATCAACAGTAAGGTGATGGAAGGGAGCCCTTGGAGGAATCAAAGTCTAGTCACAAACCActatcaaattatattatagtAACCCTTTAactacaaattattgaaaataataatcttttggattttacttCCCTCCTTAATTGTCGGcgaaatatttaataaattagtcattgtCATGCTAGAATTGGTTTTCTTCtagtccaatttttttttttttaatttcattactCATacctaaaaagaaattaaaataaagaaaagcaTTACTGCAAGAAAAGAACAATAGAGACTTGTGACAATAGGAGGAACATTGGGGGCCAGCGTCAAATTTGTCGTATTGCTTTTTAATTCTCAGAAAATCTCTTAGGGTCCCCAAAATTATAAAGAGATTTTCtccttaaaatatataatgcttaaaaaaaagaatgtgaaaAATGTCGATACAAAATCAAGATGATTATGCCTGATTTGTTTGACTAATTAAACCATTAATCAACAATTATTGACAGTGGTCCTTGTATTAAACAATTTATTTCCGGGAATTGCTGCCGACGCTTTGGGATTGTTTGGTACCAATATGGGGATAGACAAAGTTAACAgtgcataaataatttttgaataaactAAACTCTCTAATTAAACATAGGATAAATAactctatattttatttcagGATTATTATTAATGGATctaatttctaaataaaaatcaaagaagtGATGCAAACAATTGATCTTCTTTTTGTGTTTATAGGTTGAATATCCTGTTGATATTTCTGACAATCCAGATCAATCTTTCAAAAAGTACAAATACACAACTTACAACTTCACTCTAGCAATGTATTGGTCACCATTTTTGGTTTCAACAAAAGAAGTAGATGCAGATGGTCCATGCCATACTGGACTCTACAATCTATACCTAGATGAAGCAGATGAGAAATGGACCACCAAAATTGAGGGATATGACTACATTATCTTAAACGCTGGGCACTGGTTTGCGCGGTGCAGCGTCTACTATGTAAACAACCAACGAGTAGGGTGCAGATACTGTGGAATACCAAATGTAACTGAACTTCCATCTACCTATGCCTACCAACGGGCATTCGAAACTACTCTTAAAGCCATCAACAATTTAGACAATTTTAAGGGTGTAGCTATTCTTAGGACATTTGCGCCTTCTCATTATGAAGGCGGGAAATGGAATGAGGGAGGTGATTGTGCAAGGACAAGGCCGTATGGAAGTAATGAGACTTCGTTGGAGGATCAAAGCGTGGAGCAATACAGGATCCAAGTGGAAGAGTTTGAGGTCGCGGAGAAAGAAGGGAAGATGAAAGGGAAGAGATTCAGGTTGATGGATACAACGCGAGCCATGTTGATGAGACCAGATGGTCACCCAAGTAAATATGGGCATTGGCCAAATGAAAATGTGGCAAATGACTGTGTGCATTGGTGCTTGCCTGGTCCTATTGATTCTTGGTCTGATTTCTTGTTTCATATGTTCAAGATGGAGGCCATCAGATCCCTTGAGGAAAATCTTCAATGAGAGAGCAAAATTATACAATGTACTCtgatttcatttatatttaggATTCACGTCTCAGTCATCTAAAGAGGAACTCGGTTTCTAAGATATATAGTTATGTTGCCGTGAAGATGCAACCATAGCCctgttttaaaaaatgttggAAAAAGACGTCCCTTCTTGAATTTTTATAGAACTGTCGATGTTTTACTAAACGCATTTAGCACATGCAAAGTTTACAGGAAAAGAATTAATGTAAAGAGAGGTTACGAGGATTGACATTTGACTGAGGTCTAGGAAGAATAGAATATACACAGATTTTATCCTTATCTTGACAGATAAAGAGATTACTTTGAGAAAGCAAACTAATGAAAGCAATTCAGGAGAGGAAAAGCAGTATAAAATATGAGTAAATATAGTAAGAGTGCTTTTGGTATGGTTTTTGTTTGATGAattcaaagttaaaatatttggtTAAACCTCAATTGTGGAATATGTTTGCTCCAAATAAAAGGTTTGAATTTTTTCCcaccaaataagaaaaataacttttatcaCTTACAAGCGGAAGTTTCAttacaaatatttcaaagtaACGTTAATCCATAATACTTGTTTCAATCAACACGaccattattgccatctttttattctaaaaatattcaaagaaaACATGTATTATACTCCTACACAATGTCACTATTTTTAACGAGACAGccactaataaaataataataattttttaaaaaaaaacaattatacatAGAAAATCCACAATCAATCACCAACTCTTATTATTTCTCAACGAAAGATAATAcatatttaccaaaaaaacaATGTTTATAGAAACTATGAAAACTCCTTATTCTAGAATATATTTGAAGCTATTTTCCATGTAGTATTCGAACTAGTTTAGGAAAATTCGGTGAAGCCTGCGGTCCCCTCTTATTTGGTCCATTGCAAACATAACACTACGCACTAATCATCACATGTTTCTTATTCCTGGAGCCTACTTCAATACTCAAACACTATACATTTATACTCGTACCCCATGTTATTATCATCACATAATTGTTATTCCTTTGGCCTACTTTAATACTCAATCAAACATCAATAATTGTGAACAATATTTTAATACTAAAGCAATAATAGtatgtttttcatgaaaaatttgaattccTTCCTAAAAAATTCTTCACGACATATCATTAGACTgtgtattaaattttgatttgtaaATCTTAATAAAATGATTCCTTTTATGTGCTTAAACAATCATGCTAATGTTATAACAGTTACAAAACAAATTACAAGGCAAAAGTTATGTACAAGCACTCATTAATTTTTGGGCAGActaatttctataatttttccCTTTCTAATGATGGTGTTATTCATTCGTTTGAGACATGTCTTTCAATTCGTTCAAGATGCAATTAAAATATGATCATTTGAGAAATAAATCTAAAACATGATAAATGACAAG harbors:
- the LOC101266779 gene encoding protein trichome birefringence-like 19 yields the protein MELPFGKYSTSAQKTPSIFILLILAVVVLGLIPLYHPFNWYSGGLRIRNPSEISPTYFPLEEQKIEFKEADKCDIFSGKWIWNPEAPYYTNVTCTEIHDHQNCMKHGRPDSDYLKWRWKPNECELPIFNPFQFLDLVRNKSVAIVGDSVGRNQMQSLLCLLSRVEYPVDISDNPDQSFKKYKYTTYNFTLAMYWSPFLVSTKEVDADGPCHTGLYNLYLDEADEKWTTKIEGYDYIILNAGHWFARCSVYYVNNQRVGCRYCGIPNVTELPSTYAYQRAFETTLKAINNLDNFKGVAILRTFAPSHYEGGKWNEGGDCARTRPYGSNETSLEDQSVEQYRIQVEEFEVAEKEGKMKGKRFRLMDTTRAMLMRPDGHPSKYGHWPNENVANDCVHWCLPGPIDSWSDFLFHMFKMEAIRSLEENLQ